One genomic region from Halobacteriovorax vibrionivorans encodes:
- the rlmN gene encoding 23S rRNA (adenine(2503)-C(2))-methyltransferase RlmN, with protein MERPLFYSLSPKSLKSFLESNGQKAFVATQILKWVYEKYEFNPENWTNISKNLKDLLLENFDFNLPRIVWNGLSKDGTRKFLVAMRDDKTVETVMIPARSNRKTLCVSSQVGCAIGCTFCHTGTMGLMRHLEAGEIIGQFLAVTKFLRDKVGPEERLSNVVFMGQGEPLHNFENVKVATELMVNEKALGLSQRRVTISTSGLVPQIKKLDDFPPVNIAISLHAAHNDIRTELMPINKAFDLDRLLGAIKEIPLKAHRYITYEYLLIDQYNDRAEDVTALLNLLPKKVSKINLIPFNEYPESNFKRPSVSRINWFKNQLEDGGITTTIRTTKGSDILAACGQLKSELEKDANLWD; from the coding sequence ATGGAAAGGCCACTTTTCTATTCACTTTCACCTAAGTCATTAAAATCATTTCTTGAAAGCAATGGTCAAAAGGCTTTTGTGGCCACTCAGATTCTTAAATGGGTTTATGAAAAATATGAGTTTAACCCTGAAAATTGGACAAATATTTCCAAAAATCTAAAAGATCTTCTGCTTGAAAACTTTGATTTTAACCTTCCTAGAATTGTATGGAATGGCCTATCAAAGGATGGAACGAGAAAATTTCTTGTGGCCATGCGAGATGATAAGACAGTTGAAACTGTTATGATTCCTGCTCGTTCAAACCGTAAGACTCTTTGTGTTTCCTCTCAAGTTGGTTGTGCTATTGGTTGTACCTTTTGTCATACTGGGACAATGGGCCTAATGAGACACTTGGAAGCAGGTGAGATCATTGGTCAATTCCTGGCCGTAACAAAGTTTCTACGTGATAAGGTTGGGCCAGAAGAGCGTCTATCAAATGTCGTCTTTATGGGACAGGGTGAGCCTCTTCATAACTTTGAAAATGTAAAAGTAGCAACTGAGCTAATGGTTAATGAAAAGGCATTAGGTCTTTCTCAAAGAAGAGTTACGATTTCAACTTCCGGACTTGTTCCTCAGATTAAGAAATTAGATGATTTTCCGCCTGTGAATATCGCTATTTCTCTACATGCTGCCCATAATGATATTCGTACTGAATTAATGCCAATTAATAAGGCATTTGATTTAGATCGTCTTCTTGGTGCCATTAAGGAAATTCCGCTAAAAGCACATCGTTATATCACATATGAATACTTATTAATTGATCAGTATAATGATCGAGCCGAAGATGTGACAGCTCTCTTGAATCTACTCCCAAAAAAGGTTTCAAAAATAAACTTAATCCCATTTAATGAATATCCAGAATCAAACTTCAAGCGTCCAAGTGTAAGTCGAATCAATTGGTTTAAAAACCAGCTAGAAGATGGTGGAATAACGACGACTATTAGAACGACAAAGGGAAGTGATATCCTTGCAGCATGTGGACAGCTAAAGAGTGAGCTTGAAAAAGATGCGAATCTTTGGGACTAA
- the sppA gene encoding signal peptide peptidase SppA has protein sequence MSNNKSKDRAVVGLMALVAVFFVVLILFSVYTVNIFKGSNDYIASSSTKSKDKIALIEVEGVIMESKKVIELLHKAEADEAVKGIILRVNSPGGAVAPTQEIYQEILRIRGVGQYKEITKKPKPIYASFSSIAASGGYYIGAATEKICSSPGTLTGSIGVIMQFVDLSELYKFAMVNPQTIKAGRYKDIGQPNRSMTPEERELMTRMTLDVHKQFIDDVSAQRKERLTSPINEVAQGQVFSGAQAKKLGLVDDLVGLWPCARGLHKTLELEGDLNLSEIKIKKKSNFFSLIQDLEDVKGAVSSFVEYVKMSNSTNIMYK, from the coding sequence TTGTCGAATAATAAATCAAAAGATCGTGCAGTTGTGGGCCTTATGGCCTTAGTGGCGGTTTTCTTTGTCGTGCTTATTTTATTTTCAGTATATACGGTAAATATTTTTAAGGGTAGCAACGACTACATTGCATCATCATCAACGAAATCAAAAGATAAGATTGCTCTCATTGAAGTTGAGGGTGTCATTATGGAGTCTAAGAAAGTCATTGAACTTCTCCATAAGGCAGAAGCTGATGAAGCAGTAAAAGGTATTATCTTAAGAGTAAATTCACCTGGTGGAGCTGTTGCTCCAACTCAAGAAATTTATCAAGAAATTCTTCGTATTCGAGGAGTTGGTCAGTATAAAGAAATAACAAAAAAACCTAAGCCTATTTATGCTTCTTTCTCATCAATTGCTGCAAGCGGTGGTTATTATATTGGCGCAGCTACAGAGAAGATTTGCTCTTCACCAGGAACTCTTACGGGCTCAATTGGTGTAATCATGCAATTTGTTGATTTATCAGAATTATATAAATTCGCCATGGTAAACCCACAAACAATTAAAGCTGGTCGCTATAAAGATATTGGTCAGCCAAATCGTTCCATGACACCAGAAGAAAGAGAACTTATGACAAGAATGACTTTAGATGTTCATAAGCAATTTATAGATGACGTATCAGCGCAAAGAAAAGAGCGCTTAACTTCACCAATTAATGAAGTTGCTCAAGGTCAGGTTTTTTCTGGAGCACAAGCTAAAAAGCTTGGTCTAGTAGATGATCTTGTTGGACTTTGGCCATGTGCACGTGGTCTGCATAAAACACTTGAGCTTGAAGGTGACTTAAACCTAAGTGAAATTAAAATTAAAAAGAAAAGCAACTTCTTCTCTCTTATTCAAGATCTAGAGGATGTGAAGGGTGCTGTTTCTAGCTTTGTTGAATATGTGAAAATGAGCAATTCGACGAATATCATGTACAAATAG
- a CDS encoding TolB-like translocation protein yields MKYILSVFISLLLFTNVLAENGLTVVSVGEAEVVKETLLVEKVFSEGAFTPNELEAAENYINIVRNDFKFYSNYFQVLPRRISQTSFDNVRFSTYKAKETNFLARFRVNRDNGTTNLEYRLWNTSNEKELVTGSIAYDQNNRSAIHEIADKFYRAIVGKPSIFKDKIVFVSDHKLPEGKKELFIMDFDGANPKRLTWHNGVVISPAVSHDGSKIVYSLIDESVKGAKKNVNLMIYDVATRKTKILSKRKGLNSGAIFTNDGEEIILTLSHQGNAELYRMHLKTRKLTRLTKKFAPDVDPSLNAEGTILTFLSGRPGKPMIYTMDPSGIEKDVKRISYVGKYNATPRFHPNASEIVFSSWLDNRFDLFKVGADGQNLVRLTKDFGSNEDPEYSKDGQFIIFTSLRVISQSKATQNVYIMDTWGKILGPLTSNFGKCTSGRWLKSL; encoded by the coding sequence ATGAAGTATATTTTAAGTGTTTTTATATCATTACTATTATTTACAAATGTTTTAGCTGAAAATGGGCTAACTGTTGTTTCCGTTGGTGAAGCAGAAGTTGTAAAAGAAACCCTATTAGTTGAAAAAGTCTTCTCTGAGGGTGCATTTACGCCTAATGAATTAGAAGCTGCTGAAAATTACATAAATATCGTAAGAAATGATTTTAAGTTCTATTCAAATTATTTTCAGGTTCTACCACGACGAATCTCTCAAACATCTTTTGATAATGTACGATTCTCTACTTATAAAGCAAAGGAGACAAACTTTCTTGCTCGCTTTCGTGTTAACCGTGATAATGGGACAACAAATCTAGAGTATCGTTTATGGAATACTTCAAACGAAAAAGAATTAGTAACAGGAAGTATTGCATATGATCAAAATAACCGTAGTGCAATCCATGAAATTGCAGACAAGTTTTATCGCGCTATTGTAGGAAAGCCATCAATCTTTAAAGATAAGATTGTATTTGTTTCAGATCACAAATTACCAGAAGGAAAGAAAGAGCTTTTCATCATGGACTTTGACGGTGCAAACCCAAAGAGACTTACTTGGCACAACGGAGTTGTTATCTCTCCTGCTGTTTCTCATGATGGAAGTAAGATTGTTTACAGCTTAATTGATGAGTCAGTAAAAGGTGCAAAGAAGAACGTAAACCTTATGATCTACGATGTTGCGACTAGAAAAACAAAGATCCTTTCTAAACGTAAAGGTCTTAACTCTGGTGCAATCTTTACTAACGATGGGGAAGAGATCATTTTAACTCTTTCTCACCAAGGAAATGCAGAACTTTATCGTATGCATTTAAAGACAAGAAAGCTTACGCGATTAACAAAGAAATTTGCACCAGATGTGGACCCATCTCTTAATGCAGAGGGGACAATCCTTACATTCCTTTCTGGAAGACCTGGTAAACCAATGATTTATACGATGGATCCCTCTGGAATAGAGAAGGATGTAAAGCGTATCAGCTACGTTGGAAAGTATAATGCGACTCCACGATTTCACCCAAATGCCTCTGAGATTGTCTTCTCTAGCTGGCTTGATAACCGTTTTGACCTGTTTAAGGTAGGGGCCGATGGCCAAAACCTAGTGAGATTAACGAAGGATTTCGGCTCAAATGAGGATCCTGAGTACTCAAAAGATGGACAGTTCATTATTTTTACAAGTTTGAGGGTAATTTCACAATCTAAGGCCACTCAGAATGTCTATATTATGGACACTTGGGGTAAAATCCTGGGTCCACTAACCTCAAACTTCGGAAAGTGTACAAGTGGTAGATGGCTTAAGTCATTGTAA
- a CDS encoding biopolymer transporter ExbD has product MGMNTGGNGDGPMSEINVTPLVDVMLVLLVIFMITAPLMLNGIELTLPKTKEVNVMNLSSSQVVLSFTNSEEFYVGKDKILMAELIKVLNLKLQETKSQTLFLRADYQLEYGKVAKLMSYLKSNNINNIALVTELEE; this is encoded by the coding sequence ATGGGAATGAATACAGGTGGAAATGGCGATGGGCCAATGTCAGAAATCAACGTAACACCCCTCGTGGATGTTATGCTGGTTCTCCTTGTTATCTTTATGATAACGGCACCTCTTATGCTTAATGGTATTGAACTAACTCTTCCAAAAACTAAGGAAGTGAATGTCATGAACTTAAGTTCGTCTCAAGTTGTTTTAAGTTTTACGAACTCTGAAGAGTTCTATGTTGGTAAAGATAAGATCTTAATGGCCGAACTTATAAAGGTTTTAAATTTGAAGCTTCAGGAAACAAAGTCTCAGACTTTATTTTTAAGAGCTGATTATCAGTTAGAATATGGAAAAGTTGCAAAACTCATGTCATATCTGAAATCAAATAATATTAACAATATTGCATTGGTAACAGAATTAGAGGAATAG
- a CDS encoding endonuclease/exonuclease/phosphatase family protein produces the protein MKMLMISMLISMVSLPAFASVNNKHSFIHKIPAKNKIIDFHQGLSCRDCYFPNEFKLTVWNMYKGKNESWANDFDDLMYESDILLGQEFKLKGEMKDRLINPFEQEVILATSFISWRKYKTGVTNISKYPTVQITPLRSKVKEPFIRTPKLSLASSYRLEDGRDITFINIHAINFVRKRKLEKQLKQVIEYIKTTSGPVVFAGDFNTNSKKKIKMMRKLLSEQGFTEASFTGQDKRMKWLGNKLDYIWYRDLELIEANVLGHIQGADHKPLQASFRIPIE, from the coding sequence ATGAAAATGCTTATGATAAGCATGCTAATTTCTATGGTATCACTACCTGCTTTTGCATCAGTAAATAATAAACACTCTTTCATTCACAAGATTCCAGCTAAGAATAAGATTATTGACTTTCACCAAGGACTTTCTTGTCGTGATTGCTATTTTCCAAATGAGTTCAAATTAACTGTATGGAATATGTATAAAGGAAAGAATGAAAGCTGGGCAAATGACTTTGATGATCTCATGTATGAAAGTGATATCTTGCTAGGACAAGAGTTTAAGCTTAAAGGTGAAATGAAAGATAGACTTATAAACCCTTTTGAACAAGAGGTGATTTTAGCAACTTCATTTATTAGCTGGCGTAAGTATAAAACAGGTGTAACAAATATTTCTAAATACCCGACAGTACAAATAACACCCCTAAGAAGTAAGGTGAAAGAACCTTTTATTCGCACACCAAAGCTCTCTTTAGCAAGCAGTTATCGTCTTGAAGATGGTAGAGATATTACTTTTATCAATATTCATGCAATCAATTTTGTAAGAAAGAGAAAGCTTGAAAAGCAACTTAAACAAGTTATTGAATATATCAAAACAACTTCCGGACCAGTTGTATTTGCAGGAGACTTTAATACAAATTCTAAAAAGAAAATTAAGATGATGAGAAAGCTATTATCAGAACAAGGTTTTACTGAAGCTAGCTTTACTGGCCAAGATAAAAGAATGAAATGGCTTGGTAATAAATTAGACTATATTTGGTATCGTGACCTAGAGCTTATTGAAGCCAATGTCCTTGGACATATTCAGGGTGCAGATCACAAGCCTCTGCAAGCAAGCTTTAGAATTCCTATCGAATAA
- a CDS encoding MotA/TolQ/ExbB proton channel family protein, with the protein MQGHNLDIFQILLDSSIVVKIDLLLLVAASVLSWTIIFQKLSAFKKAERANNDFKNFFSGVTSLEEAYHDAQTIEESPLKRVFLSGYRELKKTEIALGENYAAIKEHYASIANQSMERTLSNEVVEVDQTMSSNLTTLASIGSITPFVGLFGTVWGIIDSFSGLASGGATLETVAPGIAEALVATAVGLVAAIPATWYFNKFGQRRNKLREQLHIFSNQFINEVERYISSKS; encoded by the coding sequence GTGCAAGGTCACAACTTAGATATTTTTCAAATCTTACTTGATTCTAGTATTGTCGTAAAAATCGACTTACTATTACTTGTTGCAGCCTCAGTGCTGTCTTGGACAATTATCTTTCAAAAGCTATCTGCATTCAAAAAAGCGGAAAGGGCCAATAATGACTTTAAAAACTTTTTTAGTGGAGTAACTTCATTAGAAGAAGCATATCACGATGCACAGACCATTGAAGAAAGTCCTCTAAAGAGAGTTTTTCTTTCTGGTTATCGTGAACTAAAGAAAACAGAAATTGCTCTGGGTGAAAATTATGCTGCTATTAAAGAACACTATGCTTCGATAGCAAACCAATCAATGGAGCGTACTCTTAGCAATGAAGTTGTTGAAGTCGATCAGACGATGAGTTCAAATCTAACAACATTAGCTTCAATTGGATCAATTACTCCATTTGTTGGTTTATTTGGTACCGTTTGGGGGATTATTGATTCCTTTTCAGGGCTTGCTAGTGGTGGAGCGACACTAGAGACTGTTGCACCTGGTATTGCTGAGGCCCTAGTTGCTACAGCAGTTGGTTTAGTCGCAGCGATTCCTGCAACTTGGTACTTTAATAAATTTGGTCAAAGAAGAAATAAACTTAGAGAACAACTTCATATTTTTAGTAATCAATTTATTAATGAAGTAGAACGCTATATTTCTTCAAAGTCTTAG
- a CDS encoding sigma-54-dependent Fis family transcriptional regulator codes for MTIEMKKESTKIENLLSTLLTTLDEQIFFSELSKFFKSEIACDEIIINLAHEDGSCRIVSKNAKAVKNAKRVSKGLGAVGHVIKSKRAYFSNNVQRDPLFASTKEENSHSELCVPMIIDGVIIGTISFKGNNEEVNFKKEDINTVLEGLNAIQKPLKNMKMYLSAKFLNESLKQKIEEKDHELKNSVPGVNLSRSTTQEKEIIGKSEIMQELLIAVDRVAASDVNSYMAGETGVGKEMIARRIHCRSERKNHAFIVVDCSMGNDDYLEAEIFGKEEVDAVRGFRVKKGALEAANGGTIFINNIEKMPVKVQARLMSFINDLAYSRVGTHEKLRSNVRIIAASAHNMKERVEEGTFREDLFYNLSTIGLRVPSLRERKSDIEVLANHFLNLGKSAETQKSMSPGVVKLLEDYNWPGNVRELQSIMERAYVLSPGMIVERDHLADSIKVEQQEINEEKEEIRVFREMTLGEIEREHICHTLEHLGGNKTKTAKVLGITVKTLYNKLHSYGMIEAKEA; via the coding sequence ATGACAATCGAAATGAAAAAAGAATCAACAAAAATTGAAAACCTACTGTCTACTCTTCTTACAACTTTAGATGAGCAGATTTTCTTTAGTGAGTTATCAAAATTCTTCAAATCAGAGATTGCATGCGATGAAATCATCATCAACCTTGCTCACGAAGATGGAAGCTGTCGAATCGTTTCTAAGAATGCTAAGGCAGTTAAAAACGCTAAGAGAGTTTCAAAAGGACTAGGAGCTGTTGGACATGTAATTAAGTCTAAGAGAGCTTACTTTTCAAATAATGTACAAAGAGATCCACTTTTTGCTTCTACTAAAGAAGAAAATTCACACTCTGAATTATGTGTACCAATGATCATCGACGGAGTAATCATCGGAACAATCTCTTTTAAAGGTAATAACGAAGAAGTTAATTTTAAGAAAGAAGATATCAATACTGTGCTTGAAGGACTAAATGCTATCCAAAAGCCACTTAAGAATATGAAGATGTATCTTTCAGCTAAATTCTTAAATGAGTCACTTAAGCAAAAAATTGAAGAAAAAGACCATGAGTTAAAGAACTCTGTACCAGGTGTAAACCTTTCTCGTTCAACTACTCAAGAGAAAGAAATCATTGGTAAATCAGAAATCATGCAAGAGCTTCTAATTGCTGTTGATCGTGTAGCAGCATCAGATGTTAACTCTTATATGGCCGGTGAAACTGGTGTTGGTAAAGAGATGATCGCAAGAAGAATTCACTGTCGATCAGAAAGAAAGAACCACGCATTCATCGTTGTAGACTGTTCAATGGGGAACGATGACTACTTAGAAGCAGAAATCTTTGGAAAAGAAGAAGTTGATGCTGTTAGAGGATTTAGAGTAAAGAAAGGTGCCCTAGAAGCAGCTAATGGTGGAACAATTTTCATCAATAATATTGAAAAAATGCCTGTAAAGGTACAAGCAAGACTAATGAGCTTCATCAATGACCTAGCTTATTCTAGAGTTGGAACTCATGAGAAACTAAGATCAAACGTAAGAATTATTGCTGCATCAGCACATAATATGAAAGAAAGAGTAGAGGAAGGAACTTTTAGAGAAGACCTATTCTACAATCTATCAACTATTGGTCTAAGAGTACCATCTCTTAGAGAAAGAAAGTCTGATATCGAAGTTCTAGCTAACCACTTCCTTAACCTTGGAAAGTCAGCTGAAACACAAAAGTCGATGTCTCCAGGTGTTGTAAAACTTCTTGAAGATTACAATTGGCCAGGAAACGTAAGAGAGCTTCAGTCAATCATGGAAAGAGCTTATGTTCTATCACCAGGAATGATTGTTGAAAGAGATCACTTAGCTGATAGCATTAAAGTTGAGCAACAAGAAATTAATGAAGAAAAAGAAGAGATTAGAGTATTTAGAGAAATGACGCTTGGTGAAATTGAGAGAGAGCATATCTGTCATACACTTGAGCACTTAGGTGGTAACAAGACTAAAACAGCAAAAGTTCTTGGTATTACTGTAAAGACTCTTTATAACAAGCTGCATAGCTACGGAATGATTGAAGCTAAGGAAGCTTAA
- a CDS encoding HD domain-containing protein, protein MEVAEQTKKGLKVYDPLYGFIDLTPLEMEIIHSPFFQRLRWIKQLGFSFYVFHGAEHSRYGHSIGVLNNAHHILRSVGRGVEDHELFQKIQVTKEAKYHQAIRISALLHDIGTFLFSHTTEMAYIKIGETTNKKGGKGLKDDHENLGSFIIKNTDYEGGLTRILKDHGIDPQEISDLVKGTHSSILANQILHSEIDCDRMDYLLRDAHYTGLKYGTYDREYLLHHFTTKKVAGHDILAIKENALHCVEDFLNARFAWYSQVIRSPRGSKYDSIADTLCYHMLEKGHIYRYSELLDIISNDPMRFYGFNDSYFMNTIHKLLVDGKFDGYPHIKDMAKILLLRHGAKNIDISEFSQSLLEQDNTGFNDKLYKKTENKAQDIVNIVKMKGGAADWVIPDLPKKKIIFVKSPRELAKETNKTNLLLERDPVKICFDDGQVQLLADVENSIISKLSNTMSYTPNCFCSDGAYQILQDEGII, encoded by the coding sequence ATGGAAGTTGCTGAACAAACCAAAAAAGGTTTAAAGGTCTATGACCCTCTCTATGGTTTTATTGATTTAACTCCTCTAGAGATGGAAATCATTCACAGCCCATTCTTTCAACGTCTTAGATGGATCAAACAATTAGGATTTTCATTCTATGTATTTCATGGTGCTGAGCACTCTCGCTATGGCCATTCAATTGGTGTTTTAAATAATGCTCATCATATTCTAAGATCTGTTGGACGAGGTGTTGAAGATCACGAGTTATTTCAAAAAATTCAAGTAACCAAAGAGGCCAAATATCATCAGGCCATTCGTATATCTGCCTTACTCCACGATATTGGTACTTTTCTCTTTTCTCATACAACTGAGATGGCCTATATCAAAATAGGGGAGACTACTAATAAGAAAGGTGGAAAAGGTCTTAAAGATGACCACGAAAATCTTGGTTCATTTATTATTAAAAATACTGATTACGAAGGTGGTCTAACACGTATTCTTAAAGATCATGGAATTGATCCACAAGAAATTTCAGATCTTGTAAAAGGAACTCACTCTTCAATTCTTGCCAATCAAATTCTACACTCTGAAATTGATTGTGATCGTATGGATTATCTTTTAAGAGATGCTCATTATACGGGATTAAAATATGGAACTTATGATCGTGAGTATCTTCTTCATCATTTCACAACGAAGAAAGTTGCGGGACATGATATCTTAGCAATCAAAGAAAATGCTCTTCACTGTGTTGAGGACTTTCTAAATGCAAGGTTTGCTTGGTACTCACAAGTTATTCGCTCTCCTCGTGGATCAAAATATGACTCTATCGCTGATACGCTTTGTTATCATATGCTAGAGAAAGGCCATATTTATCGCTACAGTGAACTCTTAGATATTATCAGTAACGATCCAATGAGATTCTACGGTTTCAATGATTCATACTTTATGAATACGATTCATAAATTATTAGTTGATGGAAAGTTTGATGGTTATCCACATATTAAAGATATGGCAAAAATCCTTCTTCTTCGTCATGGAGCTAAGAATATTGATATTAGCGAATTCTCACAAAGCCTATTGGAACAAGATAATACTGGCTTTAATGACAAGCTCTATAAGAAAACAGAAAATAAGGCCCAAGATATTGTCAATATTGTAAAGATGAAAGGTGGAGCTGCTGATTGGGTTATCCCTGATCTTCCTAAGAAGAAAATTATCTTTGTTAAAAGTCCTCGAGAGTTAGCAAAGGAAACAAATAAAACGAATCTTTTACTTGAAAGAGATCCTGTGAAAATTTGTTTTGATGATGGCCAGGTACAGCTCTTAGCAGATGTGGAGAACTCAATAATCTCTAAGCTATCAAATACCATGAGCTACACGCCAAATTGTTTCTGCTCAGATGGAGCTTATCAAATTCTTCAGGATGAAGGGATTATCTAA
- a CDS encoding TonB family protein, with the protein MKLGTPFDPEKANLNKMRVIGKAIKVDVVAMPKMTYQELKKLSPPPKNKVAKPKVEMKDTGGSDKAILKKEKKTKSLADMLSKYATRDVKEDNKPRKKVKKIEEVEDNTDYSGVIAAGNKLSEGSSYTGTSSVQAQGAFDEYVLSVMEEVRRYWKLPAYLANLELSCHVQIFINAQGKLLDYKIIKSSGNKEYDNKAISSIRSVKKFPRPDKEITNRLVAGEIVLAFPI; encoded by the coding sequence ATGAAATTAGGAACTCCTTTTGATCCAGAGAAAGCAAACCTTAATAAAATGAGAGTCATTGGAAAAGCCATTAAGGTTGATGTTGTGGCCATGCCTAAGATGACTTATCAGGAATTAAAGAAACTAAGCCCACCACCAAAGAATAAAGTGGCAAAACCTAAGGTTGAAATGAAAGACACAGGTGGAAGTGATAAGGCAATTTTAAAGAAAGAAAAGAAAACAAAGTCATTGGCCGATATGCTTTCTAAATATGCCACAAGAGATGTTAAAGAAGACAATAAGCCTAGAAAGAAAGTTAAAAAAATAGAAGAAGTCGAAGATAATACTGATTATAGCGGTGTTATCGCTGCTGGTAATAAATTAAGTGAAGGTAGCTCATATACTGGAACAAGTAGTGTCCAGGCTCAAGGTGCATTTGATGAGTATGTTTTAAGTGTAATGGAAGAGGTTAGAAGATATTGGAAGCTTCCAGCTTATCTTGCAAATTTAGAGCTATCTTGTCATGTGCAAATTTTTATTAATGCCCAAGGAAAGTTATTAGATTATAAAATTATAAAGTCTAGTGGTAATAAAGAATACGATAATAAAGCAATTAGCTCAATTCGTTCCGTTAAGAAGTTCCCTAGACCAGATAAGGAAATCACCAATAGGTTAGTCGCTGGAGAAATTGTTCTGGCCTTCCCTATATAG
- a CDS encoding endonuclease/exonuclease/phosphatase family protein → MKKLSIFMILTTFININVHAGNNLANLIFKVPAKSQILETNSSIKCQDCTIPERFTISVWNMYKGSEPSWPREYQSMDAQSDLILGQEFLLSGDMKTELENPVNSEVVMATSFINTKKEATGVFTSSKVSSISKKAYRSQSREPLANTPKMGLVTSYPLSNGKVLTVVNIHALNFVGIIPFYNQVSELIDEVKDLEGPIIFAGDFNTNTPSKTISMNLLFKAQGFKKTEFSGNDDRLTFLGQKLDHFWYRGLQLLEARVLNENEGSDHKPMQATFEVSY, encoded by the coding sequence TTGAAAAAGTTAAGCATTTTCATGATTTTAACAACATTCATTAATATCAATGTTCATGCAGGAAATAACCTAGCAAATCTCATCTTTAAGGTTCCGGCTAAATCTCAAATATTAGAAACAAATAGTTCTATTAAGTGCCAAGACTGCACAATTCCAGAGCGCTTTACTATATCTGTTTGGAATATGTACAAAGGTAGTGAACCAAGTTGGCCAAGAGAATATCAATCAATGGATGCGCAGAGTGATCTTATATTAGGTCAAGAATTTCTTCTTTCTGGGGATATGAAAACAGAACTTGAAAACCCAGTTAATTCAGAAGTTGTTATGGCCACATCTTTTATCAATACTAAAAAAGAAGCAACAGGTGTCTTCACATCTTCAAAAGTTAGTTCAATTTCAAAAAAAGCATACCGAAGTCAGTCACGTGAGCCTCTAGCAAATACACCAAAGATGGGACTTGTAACAAGCTACCCTCTTTCAAATGGCAAAGTCCTTACTGTCGTAAATATTCATGCTTTAAACTTTGTTGGAATAATTCCTTTCTATAATCAAGTCTCTGAATTAATTGATGAGGTGAAAGATCTAGAAGGTCCAATTATCTTTGCGGGCGACTTTAATACTAATACTCCATCTAAAACGATTTCAATGAATCTACTTTTTAAAGCTCAAGGCTTTAAGAAAACTGAATTCTCTGGAAATGATGATCGCCTTACTTTTCTAGGGCAAAAACTCGATCATTTCTGGTATCGAGGACTCCAACTACTAGAGGCCCGCGTCTTAAATGAAAATGAAGGATCGGATCATAAACCAATGCAGGCTACCTTTGAAGTCAGTTATTGA